In the genome of Deltaproteobacteria bacterium, one region contains:
- a CDS encoding class I SAM-dependent methyltransferase, producing MAERQAALAGRSSTTGSDATARIVAEVRALYDAHYPVKESGVFTEYDWNRCVAALAHIRGPRVLDVGVGPGQMFNVLARDRSVEDLVGIDIRWNKKLLRPDRGRLELMDILDLQFEDASFDTVCCMEVLEHLEPIDFHKALAELRRVVSHTLVMTVPFEEPEPLWHHDLPGGHRQRFTQETIDRVFPRADRQFISRGRGKVPWIMLVEHRR from the coding sequence ATGGCAGAACGGCAGGCCGCGCTTGCGGGGAGGTCCTCCACGACGGGGTCGGACGCGACGGCTCGCATTGTTGCGGAGGTGCGCGCGCTGTACGACGCGCATTATCCCGTGAAGGAGAGCGGCGTCTTCACCGAATACGACTGGAATCGGTGTGTCGCGGCGCTCGCGCATATCCGGGGGCCGCGTGTGCTCGACGTGGGGGTCGGTCCCGGTCAGATGTTCAACGTCCTGGCTCGCGATCGGTCCGTGGAGGACCTGGTTGGCATCGATATTCGATGGAACAAAAAGCTACTTCGGCCGGATCGCGGTCGCCTCGAGTTGATGGACATCCTCGATCTCCAATTCGAGGATGCCTCGTTCGACACGGTGTGCTGCATGGAGGTCCTCGAACACCTCGAGCCGATCGACTTTCACAAAGCGCTGGCGGAGCTACGGCGCGTTGTGTCGCACACGTTGGTCATGACGGTACCCTTCGAGGAACCGGAACCGCTGTGGCACCACGACCTGCCGGGCGGACACCGCCAGCGGTTCACGCAGGAGACGATCGACCGCGTCTTCCCGCGCGCCGACCGGCAGTTCATCTCGCGCGGTCGGGGAAAGGTGCCGTGGATCATGCTCGTCGAACATCGACGGTAG
- a CDS encoding J domain-containing protein → MTETLVRGEFARLAYRLGRSAATGVLTVTPQRGAAERFVLRRGYVMAADAAAPGPDAARRLARAAAFDRARWSFDGGTAAYPPGAVDRQVSLAAWSRAHLEAQVDSARAQRLVRELAGVRLALRPDLAPPPALCDDTDRRVLDAMRAPRRLDQIWPLARTPRFRLLTFLHFLHAVGAVEVHGVGAPRAREADPSARARRVLGVDGAADREAVKRAYRRLARALHPDLHPSASDERRARLARKFAEVSAAYRQLLGAP, encoded by the coding sequence GTGACGGAGACGCTCGTCCGCGGCGAGTTCGCGCGCCTCGCGTATCGGCTCGGCCGGTCGGCGGCCACCGGCGTGCTCACGGTGACGCCACAGCGGGGCGCGGCCGAGCGGTTCGTTCTGCGCCGCGGCTACGTCATGGCGGCCGACGCCGCCGCGCCGGGCCCGGATGCGGCCCGCCGGCTCGCGCGCGCCGCGGCGTTCGACCGCGCCCGGTGGAGCTTCGACGGCGGCACCGCGGCCTATCCGCCCGGCGCCGTCGACCGGCAAGTGTCGCTCGCGGCGTGGTCGCGCGCCCACCTCGAGGCGCAAGTCGATTCGGCCCGCGCGCAACGACTGGTGCGCGAACTGGCCGGCGTGCGGCTGGCGCTGAGGCCGGACCTGGCACCGCCGCCGGCCCTGTGCGACGACACGGATCGGCGGGTGCTGGACGCGATGCGCGCGCCGCGACGGCTCGACCAGATCTGGCCGCTCGCGCGCACGCCGCGGTTTCGCTTGCTCACGTTCCTGCACTTTTTGCACGCGGTCGGGGCCGTGGAGGTGCACGGCGTCGGCGCGCCGCGCGCGCGGGAGGCGGACCCGAGCGCGCGCGCCCGGCGCGTCCTCGGCGTCGACGGCGCGGCGGATCGCGAGGCGGTCAAGCGCGCGTATCGGCGGCTCGCGCGCGCGCTGCACCCGGACCTGCACCCGTCGGCCTCCGACGAGCGACGCGCGCGGTTGGCGCGCAAGTTCGCCGAGGTAAGCGCCGCATACCGCCAGCTGCTCGGCGCGCCGTAG
- a CDS encoding DUF429 domain-containing protein: MRRKILRAAAAARKGPTASCATTGKHVPRPFHTFVGVDLGGARGKSTAIARLAGGDDGRAVVQEVLPRAPGGRPWHDDALVTYVAALGAGTAVAIDAPLTLPACIRCVEATCPGQAACADPAVVWLNTIGAELAAADADRDRIAAAITGSVAPAPAVRPRRRPLLSPYTHRPAAVHLRHARGIRTRETLGQGTGPITARAAHVRRALARHGFALNDNLIEVSPPATVHALFGPRRARGYKRDADPWETRAEIVEQLRDLQFAPTSGFSREQVLRNDHCFDAVLSAYTAFLWARDDWQLPAESRELFARDGWIWTPEPARRA; this comes from the coding sequence ATGCGGCGCAAAATCCTACGGGCCGCGGCGGCGGCGCGCAAGGGGCCGACAGCCTCCTGTGCTACAACTGGTAAACACGTGCCGCGGCCGTTTCACACCTTCGTCGGCGTCGACCTGGGCGGCGCCCGCGGGAAATCGACGGCGATCGCGCGCCTGGCCGGGGGGGACGACGGGCGCGCGGTCGTGCAGGAGGTCCTGCCGCGCGCGCCGGGTGGCCGGCCATGGCACGACGACGCGCTTGTCACCTACGTGGCGGCGCTCGGCGCGGGCACCGCGGTCGCGATCGACGCGCCGCTCACCCTGCCCGCGTGCATTCGCTGCGTCGAGGCCACCTGCCCGGGGCAGGCGGCCTGCGCGGATCCGGCGGTCGTGTGGCTCAACACGATCGGAGCGGAGCTCGCCGCCGCCGACGCGGACCGCGATCGGATCGCCGCCGCGATCACGGGCAGCGTCGCCCCCGCCCCCGCAGTCCGCCCGCGGCGCCGGCCCCTGCTGTCGCCGTACACGCACCGCCCGGCGGCGGTCCACCTGCGCCACGCCCGCGGCATCCGCACCCGCGAGACCCTCGGCCAGGGCACAGGGCCGATCACGGCGCGGGCGGCACACGTGCGGCGAGCCCTCGCCCGCCACGGCTTCGCGCTGAACGACAACCTCATCGAGGTGTCGCCCCCGGCGACCGTGCACGCGCTATTCGGGCCGAGGCGAGCCCGCGGCTACAAGCGCGACGCCGACCCGTGGGAGACGCGCGCCGAGATCGTCGAACAGCTCCGCGACCTGCAGTTTGCGCCGACCAGCGGGTTCTCGCGCGAGCAGGTGCTGCGCAACGACCATTGCTTCGACGCCGTGCTGTCGGCCTACACCGCGTTCCTGTGGGCGCGGGACGACTGGCAACTGCCGGCCGAGTCGCGCGAGCTGTTCGCGCGCGACGGGTGGATCTGGACCCCGGAACCGGCCCGGCGCGCGTAG
- a CDS encoding class I SAM-dependent rRNA methyltransferase codes for MARTPRTRRPSGPVVRKGTIRLHHDVARRIRAGHPWVFREAIGRTPKGRPGDPVDLVDWDGEFVGRGIADGDGPIAVRVVTRSRDERIGPDLFARRVQAAVDLRRRCFDFARVDALRLVNDDSDDLPGMVVERYGDYLVAYLFSEAALRWREPVYDALERELAPRGIYEQRRFRSLGGEAPRGPSELVRGAAAPVEVTVRENDLRFVVDVTAPLSTGLFPDLRLGREAVARWARGRRVLNLFSYTGAISVYAQHGGATEVVAVDVSAKAHARARRNFEVNGFDPEAPEHIAGDVFKVLARMADRGRQFDLVVLDPPAFGTGGKGRPFSAVRDYAELVTAALAVLAPGGVLVAASATRKLLPSDFETALGQGAHAAGRPLRIVERQDLPADFPRRPAFPEANYLKFAVALA; via the coding sequence ATGGCTCGCACTCCGCGCACCCGCAGACCCTCCGGTCCCGTCGTCCGCAAGGGGACCATTCGGCTGCACCACGACGTCGCCCGCCGGATTCGCGCCGGCCACCCGTGGGTGTTCCGCGAGGCGATCGGCCGGACGCCGAAGGGACGCCCCGGCGACCCGGTCGACCTGGTGGACTGGGACGGCGAGTTCGTCGGCCGCGGGATCGCCGACGGCGACGGCCCCATCGCCGTCCGCGTCGTCACCCGCAGCCGGGACGAGCGCATCGGCCCGGACCTGTTCGCCCGCCGCGTCCAGGCGGCCGTCGACCTGCGGCGGCGCTGCTTCGACTTCGCGCGGGTCGACGCGCTGCGCCTCGTCAACGACGACAGCGACGACCTCCCGGGGATGGTGGTGGAGCGCTACGGCGACTACCTGGTCGCCTACCTGTTCTCCGAGGCGGCGCTGCGCTGGCGCGAGCCCGTGTACGACGCGCTCGAGCGCGAGCTGGCGCCGCGAGGCATCTACGAGCAGCGGCGGTTTCGTTCGCTCGGCGGCGAGGCGCCGCGCGGGCCGTCCGAGTTGGTTCGCGGCGCGGCGGCTCCGGTCGAGGTGACCGTGCGCGAAAACGACCTGCGGTTCGTCGTCGACGTGACGGCGCCCCTGTCGACCGGGTTGTTTCCCGACCTGCGCCTGGGTCGCGAGGCGGTGGCGCGCTGGGCGCGCGGGCGCCGCGTGCTCAATCTGTTCAGCTACACGGGCGCGATTTCGGTGTATGCGCAACATGGTGGCGCCACCGAGGTGGTCGCGGTGGACGTGTCGGCCAAGGCCCACGCGCGCGCGCGGCGCAACTTCGAGGTCAACGGGTTCGACCCGGAGGCGCCGGAGCACATCGCCGGCGACGTGTTCAAGGTGCTGGCGCGCATGGCCGACCGCGGCCGCCAGTTCGATCTGGTCGTGCTCGACCCGCCCGCGTTCGGCACCGGCGGCAAGGGGCGGCCGTTCTCGGCCGTGCGCGACTACGCGGAGCTGGTGACCGCGGCCCTGGCGGTGCTCGCCCCCGGCGGGGTGCTCGTCGCGGCGTCGGCGACGCGCAAGCTGCTGCCGAGCGATTTCGAGACGGCGCTCGGCCAGGGAGCGCACGCGGCGGGCCGCCCGCTGCGCATCGTCGAGCGCCAGGATCTGCCGGCCGATTTCCCGCGGCGGCCGGCGTTTCCCGAGGCCAACTACCTCAAGTTCGCCGTCGCGTTGGCGTGA
- a CDS encoding DUF2254 domain-containing protein — MVGGGPSRGSTGRRMDIAPTIASGRGPPGLRYSWRVRDDDSKAPRRATTQAERYRLARAAGARGARPDWKRLWLAPVAVLAALSLAAFAAFYLIDAMTVGGDASIGDAVARFFAFEPDKLTDSVSSLAGIIAAVLGIVITVVSIVVQLSADRYTGVARMFLRDRINVGVMAYFVVACVCGVWLSVTLQTGFVPRAALVAMIVATTLGLVIMLPYFAYVFWFLEPATIVARIGDDAVRSARAGKQVPTLDAMEELTDITSNSISGKDKIIASRAIDALKDFALTYLDLKPQMAADWFAIGPGIRDNPDFVAMDRESLHDLEQRRTWVEWKVLRQYLGIYNEALAAMPDVNYLIAIDTRYIGEAAGDRDDIELVRTVFRFMNSYLRATINARNVRTAYNVLNQYRILLERLLAQGHGALAVEGVGYMHYYGHVSYAANLAFVTETVAYDVSALCQFAHARGVPEQDDMLAQFLQLDEPMRGKSQEKGLVGVRKAQVKLAAYFLQAGETAKARQIADDMRDEPRDRLAVIRAELERVDSKDFWEIIDRGRNFEYMPPEQRRHMATFFEWLGV; from the coding sequence TTGGTCGGCGGCGGGCCGAGCCGGGGTTCGACGGGGCGGCGCATGGACATCGCGCCGACTATAGCAAGCGGCCGCGGGCCGCCGGGACTGCGTTACAGTTGGCGCGTGCGCGACGACGATTCGAAGGCGCCGCGGCGTGCGACGACCCAGGCCGAGCGCTATCGCCTCGCGCGCGCGGCCGGCGCGCGAGGCGCGAGGCCCGACTGGAAGCGACTGTGGCTCGCGCCCGTGGCGGTGCTCGCGGCGCTGTCGCTCGCCGCGTTCGCGGCGTTCTACCTGATCGACGCCATGACGGTCGGCGGCGACGCGTCGATCGGCGACGCCGTGGCGCGATTCTTCGCGTTCGAACCCGACAAGCTCACCGATTCGGTGTCGTCGCTGGCCGGGATCATCGCCGCGGTGCTGGGCATCGTCATCACCGTCGTGTCGATCGTCGTCCAGCTGTCGGCCGATCGGTACACCGGCGTCGCGCGCATGTTCCTGCGCGACCGCATCAACGTCGGCGTGATGGCCTACTTCGTGGTCGCGTGCGTGTGCGGCGTGTGGCTGAGCGTGACGCTGCAAACCGGATTCGTGCCGCGCGCGGCGCTCGTCGCGATGATCGTGGCGACTACCCTCGGCCTCGTCATCATGCTGCCGTACTTCGCGTACGTGTTCTGGTTCCTCGAGCCGGCGACGATCGTCGCGCGCATCGGCGACGACGCCGTCCGGTCCGCGCGCGCCGGCAAGCAGGTGCCGACGCTCGACGCGATGGAGGAACTCACGGACATCACGAGCAACTCGATCTCGGGGAAGGACAAGATCATTGCGAGCCGCGCGATCGACGCGCTCAAGGACTTCGCGCTCACGTATCTCGACCTCAAGCCGCAGATGGCGGCCGATTGGTTCGCGATCGGTCCGGGCATTCGCGACAACCCGGACTTCGTCGCGATGGATCGCGAGTCGCTTCACGATCTCGAGCAGCGGCGCACCTGGGTCGAGTGGAAGGTGCTGCGGCAATACCTTGGTATCTACAACGAAGCGCTGGCTGCGATGCCGGACGTCAACTACCTGATCGCGATCGACACGCGCTACATCGGCGAGGCCGCCGGCGACCGCGACGACATCGAACTCGTCCGCACCGTGTTCCGCTTCATGAACTCCTACCTGCGCGCGACCATCAACGCGCGCAACGTGCGGACGGCCTACAATGTGCTCAACCAGTACCGCATTCTGCTCGAGCGGCTGCTGGCGCAAGGGCACGGCGCGCTGGCTGTCGAGGGCGTCGGCTACATGCACTACTACGGCCACGTGAGCTACGCGGCGAACCTGGCGTTCGTGACCGAGACGGTCGCGTACGACGTGTCGGCGCTGTGCCAGTTCGCGCATGCTCGCGGCGTTCCCGAACAGGACGACATGCTCGCGCAGTTCCTCCAGCTCGACGAGCCGATGCGCGGCAAGAGCCAGGAAAAGGGGCTCGTCGGCGTCCGCAAGGCGCAGGTCAAGCTGGCCGCGTACTTCCTTCAGGCAGGTGAGACCGCCAAGGCGCGTCAGATCGCCGACGACATGCGCGACGAGCCGCGCGATCGGCTGGCCGTCATTCGCGCCGAGCTGGAACGCGTCGACAGCAAGGACTTTTGGGAGATCATCGACCGCGGTCGCAACTTCGAGTACATGCCGCCCGAGCAGCGCCGCCACATGGCGACCTTCTTCGAGTGGCTGGGCGTGTGA
- a CDS encoding aromatic ring-hydroxylating dioxygenase subunit alpha — translation MRRPVEPRLGPPPTKAHVSVARLPDYWYVACRSRDLRRRRPVAVTVLGTPLVLYRTEAGRAAALVDRCPHRNVPLSLGSVRGSCLQCKYHGWEFDVDGTCTAIPGLLGPVAARGRSATAYPVREQQGYVWVYGRPDAEPASEPFRLPHLDDPRYTHAHRVVQADATLHATIENALDVPHTAFLHKGLFRGAGARTSITARVRRFGDRCEAEYLGEPRPKGLVARLLSPGGGEVAHVDRFILPSIAQVDYALGDDTHIVVTSMCTPVTDFHTKLFACVSYRLGRVPGWAVKPVLEPLGRAIFAQDAKILRAQTDTIRTFGGEQFVHTDIDVLGPHIWRLMKAAERGDARPTPEPAVDESIRMTV, via the coding sequence ATGCGCCGCCCCGTCGAACCCCGGCTCGGCCCGCCGCCGACCAAGGCGCACGTGTCCGTCGCCCGCCTGCCCGACTACTGGTACGTCGCGTGCCGGTCGCGCGACCTGCGCCGCCGGCGGCCCGTCGCCGTCACCGTGCTGGGCACGCCGCTGGTGCTGTACCGCACCGAGGCCGGCCGGGCGGCGGCGCTGGTCGACCGGTGCCCGCACCGCAACGTGCCGCTGTCGCTCGGCAGCGTGCGCGGCAGTTGCCTGCAGTGCAAGTACCACGGCTGGGAGTTCGATGTGGACGGCACGTGCACCGCCATCCCCGGGCTCCTCGGTCCGGTCGCCGCGCGCGGTCGGAGCGCCACCGCGTACCCGGTGCGCGAACAACAGGGCTACGTGTGGGTCTACGGCCGGCCCGACGCCGAGCCGGCGTCCGAGCCGTTTCGCCTGCCGCACCTCGACGATCCGCGCTACACGCACGCGCACCGGGTCGTGCAGGCGGACGCGACGCTGCACGCGACCATCGAAAACGCCCTCGACGTGCCCCACACCGCGTTCTTGCACAAGGGGCTGTTTCGCGGCGCGGGCGCGCGCACGTCGATCACCGCGCGCGTGCGCCGGTTTGGGGACCGGTGCGAGGCCGAATACCTCGGCGAACCGCGCCCCAAGGGGCTCGTCGCGCGGCTGTTGTCCCCCGGCGGCGGCGAGGTCGCCCACGTCGACCGGTTCATCCTGCCGTCGATCGCGCAGGTGGACTACGCGCTCGGCGACGACACGCACATCGTCGTGACATCGATGTGCACGCCGGTCACCGACTTTCACACGAAGCTGTTCGCGTGCGTGAGCTACCGACTCGGCCGGGTGCCGGGGTGGGCGGTCAAGCCGGTGCTCGAACCGCTCGGGCGCGCGATATTCGCGCAGGACGCCAAGATCCTGCGCGCCCAGACCGACACGATACGCACGTTCGGCGGCGAACAGTTCGTCCACACCGACATCGACGTGCTCGGCCCGCACATCTGGCGGCTGATGAAGGCCGCCGAGCGCGGCGACGCGCGGCCGACGCCCGAGCCGGCCGTGGACGAGTCGATCCGCATGACCGTCTGA
- a CDS encoding DNA-directed RNA polymerase subunit omega codes for MARVTVEDCLEKQNNRFALVILAAERARQLAKGATPLVECDNKPAVTALREIAAGRVRFLEDVKSVVEDFIRERREAGIL; via the coding sequence GTGGCACGCGTTACGGTCGAAGACTGCCTCGAGAAGCAAAACAATCGGTTTGCGCTGGTCATCCTGGCCGCCGAACGCGCTCGCCAGCTCGCCAAGGGAGCGACGCCGTTGGTGGAGTGCGACAACAAGCCGGCGGTGACCGCGCTCCGCGAGATCGCGGCGGGCCGCGTGCGGTTCCTCGAGGACGTCAAGTCCGTCGTCGAGGACTTCATCCGCGAGCGCCGCGAAGCGGGCATCTTGTAG
- a CDS encoding tetratricopeptide repeat protein has product MDRIDTLRAFAAQRPDDPFPLYGLAMELRNAQRYDEAQEVFDRLRAAFPDYLPAYFHAGANLAALGRTEDALARYRDGLDVARRAGDAKTADEISAAIAELEAKQTE; this is encoded by the coding sequence ATGGACCGAATCGACACCTTGCGCGCGTTCGCCGCGCAGCGTCCGGACGACCCGTTTCCTCTGTACGGGTTGGCGATGGAGCTGCGCAACGCGCAGCGCTACGACGAGGCGCAGGAGGTGTTCGATCGCCTTCGCGCCGCGTTCCCGGACTACCTGCCGGCGTACTTTCACGCCGGAGCCAACCTCGCGGCGTTGGGGCGCACCGAGGACGCCCTCGCGCGCTACCGCGACGGGCTCGATGTCGCGCGGCGCGCGGGCGATGCGAAGACGGCAGACGAGATCTCCGCGGCGATCGCGGAACTGGAGGCGAAGCAGACGGAGTGA